TTTCCCCTAATTTGGGTGCAGGAAGATCCACTCCTTCATCCCGGTTGGCATCTATTTGTAGTTCTAATGGTTCTTTAACAATGATTATTTTGATCTTATCATCAGTAACCTGTAATTTTTCGATTTTAGCCCCGTTGTAGGTTGTGAACTGGTATAACTGTTTATTATGGAATAAACCGAATAGGTAACCGGTAAAATAATTACCTAGCCATGGAATTTTGGCTATGGATCCAAATATGGATAAATCATCTTCATCAAAATGGTTTGTTTGCATCCAGATCCATGATGAGGGCATGGATGAACCCCAGTCCTTCTCAATATATCCTTTTCCCCCAGTGAAATCTTTTTTCTCATCATTTATGGTGACATATCCCTTGATTGAATGGTTGAAACTTAAAACCCCATGGTAACATTCCATAAAAGGGATGAAGGCATAAATACCCATAACCCCGGGGGATAATTTTGTAACTGGCCATGGAACAATGTTTTCAAATTTCATTTGGGCGGTAATTTTGG
This DNA window, taken from uncultured Methanobacterium sp., encodes the following:
- a CDS encoding tocopherol cyclase family protein: MGVVDLLGKIWKPEVFQGRGKKKDYFEGWYFKSVSQDEKIAYAIIVGVSITKKANQSHAFVMFLDARNQDLHYFKYPLSSFWANKEKFEIKISNNFFSLNEVHLDLEDGQTKITAQMKFENIVPWPVTKLSPGVMGIYAFIPFMECYHGVLSFNHSIKGYVTINDEKKDFTGGKGYIEKDWGSSMPSSWIWMQTNHFDEDDLSIFGSIAKIPWLGNYFTGYLFGLFHNKQLYQFTTYNGAKIEKLQVTDDKIKIIIVKEPLELQIDANRDEGVDLPAPKLGE